The Prochlorococcus sp. MIT 1341 genomic interval GACCCTGCAGGGGAAGCCGCTAGATCAGCCGCTAAAAGATTGGGCGTGGATGGGATTCAGAAACTCAGAATTGGTAAATTAGTTGATCTTTCTATAGACGCCACTAATGAGAAAGAAGCACGTCAAAGGGTAGAAATGCTTGCAGAAAGACTCTTGTCAAACCCTGTTATTGAAGATTGGAGTCTTGAGATTAATGCTTCAGAGTCTTCGCTTTTAGATTGAGGAAATTATGAGCATTGGCGTAGTGATTTTCCCTGGATCAAATTGTGATCGAGACGTTAGATGGGCTGCTGAAGGTATTCTTGGGATCCCAACAAAGTTTTTATGGCATGAGACAACAGATTTGTCAGGCCTAGAAGCAGTTGTACTTCCTGGTGGTTTTAGTTATGGGGATTATCTTCGTTGCGGAGCAATAGCTCGTTTTGCTCCAGTTCTCAACTCTCTCCTGGAATTTGTTGATAGAGGTGGAAGAGTTTTGGGTATTTGCAATGGCTTTCAAATATTAACCGAACTTGGACTTTTACCCGGTGCCCTTACAAGGAATAGAGGCCTTAACTTTATTTGTAGATCTGTTGAATTAAATGTTGTGAGTAATAGATCCTGCTGGTTAAAAGCTAAAGATCAAGGAGATCTTTTAACCTTGCCAATTGCTCATGGTGAAGGGCGTTATCACTGTACTGAGGAAACACTTTTTAGGCTTCAGGATGATAATTTAATTGCATTAAAATATAAAGATAATCCCAATGGCTCAATAGATGATATAGCAGGAATTACAAATTCCTCTGGGAATGTTTTTGGCTTAATGCCTCACCCTGAGAGAGCTTGTGATTCAGTTTTGGGAGGTATTGATGGTCAAGTAATAATGGAGGCTTTACTTGGATGAAATTCATTTTTTCTCGTAAATAAGTATTTTAAAAAGCTTATTTTTTAGCCTATTGCTCGATTTATAGAATAGTGAAGGGAAAGGAGATTAAATACCTTTCCCTAGATTTTGCTTCAAGCTGCTACGGCTGTTTTGGGGTCAAGTTGACCTTTTGAATAAAGACCAGCGTAGTAATTAATACTTTCTTGCTTGATTTTGCTTGCTTGTCCTGCACACCAGAACTGTTGGTATCGGTCTAAGCAAACTTGCTTCATATATTTGCGTGCAGGCTTGTTGAAATGACGAGGGTCGAAGTTGGTTGGATCGGCTGCAGCTGCCTCACGGACAGCTGCAGTGAAAGCAAGTCTGTTGTCAGTATCAATGTTGACTTTGCGAACACCATTTCTAATACCTTCTTGTATTTCCTCAACAGGTACACCATAAGTTTCGGGGATTGAGCCACCAAACTTATTAATCATATCAAGCCATTCTTGAGGTACTGAGCTTGAGCCGTGCATTACAAGATGAGTATTAGGTAATGCTTTGTGTATTTCTGCAATTCTACTTATGGCTAGTACTTCACCAGTAGGTTTTCTAGTGAACTTGTAGGCACCATGGCTTGTTCCAATTGCGATAGCCAATGCGTCAACTTTAGTTTTTGCTACGAAATCTGCAGCTTCATTGGGATCTGTAAGAAGCATGTCTTTGGATAGCTCACCTTCAAAGCCATGACCGTCTTCTGCTTCTCCTTTGCCAGTTTCAAGTGAGCCTAAGCAACCCAATTCTCCCTCAACACTTACTCCTACTGAGTGTGCAAAATCTACAACTGTTTTTGTAACCTTTACATTGTATTCATAACTTGCTGGCGTCTTAGCATCAGCTTCTAAAGAGCCATCCATCATTACTGAAGTGAAACCATTTATTGCTGCTGAATAGCAAGTGGATGGGTCATTACCATGGTCCTGGTGCATTACAACAGGAATGTTCGGATAGGTTTCTGTTGCAGCAATAATGAGATGACGAAGAAAAATTTCGCCTGCATAGCTTCGAGCTCCTCGTGATGCCTGCAGAATTACAGGACTATCAGTTTCTTGAGCAGCTTCCATGATGGCTTGAACCTGCTCAAGGTTGTTCACATTGAATGCAGGGATTCCATAGCCGTTTTCTGCGGCGTGGTCTAGCAAAAGCCTTAGCGGAACAAGGGCCATCGATGTCTCCGGAGTATCTGGCAGACCCTTTAAGGGGCCTTTGGGCCAGGACTTTAAAAGATGGAGGTCATATATGTCACGTAAAAGTATCGATTGCTAGTTGAAGACCGCTTTTAGTGGATTCCTTTAAGGCATCGCAAACTAATTGGCTAAGAAGACCTTCGCTAAGCCCTGGGATCATTGGAAGACCGTTCTGAATGCTATTTGCCCACCATCGTTGAATTCTTTTGACAGGAGCAATTCGGCCATCACTCCAGGTGGTTTTGAATGCCAAGTCACTATCGGGTTGGATGTCTTTATAGGGTTCCCCTGCTCTTGACACTCTCAGGCTGAATCCATGTACGTAGTCTTTTTGATTGTCACTGCCTATTAGAAGGGTCCCCTCGGTGCCGTAAACCTCTATCCAGCAGCCTCTCCCTTGCTGCGCAATAGATGAAATACTGACTTGTGCTGGAATTTCTGTTGATATAAAGGGGGTTTTTAACTTTAATTGAGCTAGACAAACATCCTCACTATCGACTTCCATTATCTTTCCTGTTTTTGGATTTAAGCGTTCTTTAATAGATGTTGAGGTAAGCCCATGTATCTGTGTTGTTGGTCCAAAAAGCCAATGCAGAATGTCAAATGCATGTGTCCCAAGAGCCCCTATTACTCCTCCACCTTCTGTAGAACTTGAATACCAATTCCATGGTCTTGCTGGATTCGCTCTGCTTCCCATTAGCCAATCAAATTTCACAAGCAATGGAGTTCCTATTGCACCATTTTCCAGCAAGCGTTTAGCTTGCATAAATAAAGGGACTGCTCTGTACTCGAAATCAACAGCCACGCTTAAGTTCTTTTCAAGTGCCAATCGTTGAAGGTCTGCAATTTCGTTGGCGAATAGTGCAACTGGTTTTTCTAAAAGTAAATGCTTATTGGCTTGAAGTGCTTCTTTCGCCATTTGAAAGCGAGGAGCAGGTGGCGTGGCAATTATCACTGCTTTGATTGAGGGATTTTTTAGGACTTCATCCCAATTTTGATAACCCTCAAGTTCATTTTTCTTGCAAGCTTGTTCAAGACGATCTGACCTTGGATGCCAAAGACTTATCGGGGCAAAGAGGTCTTCATTTGCTTGCAAAGCAGGCAAATGAACTGACTCTCCAAAGCCAAGGCCGGCAATCGCAACACTGATCTTTTCTTGCCTGTTAAATATATTTGTCATTTATACTACCTCGTTTGAGACAACTTTGTGGATGATGTTCACCGCGAGAATATATTTCTTTGAGGACTCCAAAAGAGATATATTTTTAGTAATGGCATTTACTGATTTATCTTCATAGAGTTCGTTCTGAAAAACTTTGTGCCTCATAAAGTGAGCTTTTGCTTTTGATTGCCCTTCAAGATGAGGTTTCGTTAGAAATATTGCTTTTATTGATAGTTTTCCATTTTTCCATTTGCCTGGACTTTTTAAACCGTACCAGTGCCTATCTTGTTTTGCAATAACTACTTCCTTCACTTTAAATACTCGTGCAAATATGTTCATCTTCTTGAGATTTTTAAGGGTAGACTTCCATGTAGTTTCATGAGATTAGAGAGTGTTGTTTTGAGTTTTGTACGGGGAACAATTGTGTCCACAAAACCATGCTCTTGAAGGTACTCAGCAGTTTGAAAGTTATCAGGAAGTTTTTCTCTTAATGTCTGCTCTATTACTCTCCTGCCTGCAAAACCTATAAGAGCTTTTGGCTCGGCAAGAATTAGATCGCCAAGCATTGCAAAGCTGGCAGTTACACCTCCAGTAGTTGGATGAGTTAGCAATGGCATATACAACAGTTGAGCTTCCTTATGACGTTCCAGGGCTCCCGAAATCTTAGCCATTTGCATAAGACTTAGCATTCCTTCCTGCATTCGAGCACCACCTGATGCACAAACTATAAGTAGTGGAACCTTTTCCTTTGTTGCCATTTCTACCAGTCGAGTAATTTTTTCTCCAACTACGGATCCCATGGATCCACCCATGAAACGAAAGTCCATTACGCCAAGTGCCAAAGGCATTTCTTCGACTAGGCAAATACCAGTGACCACACCATCCTTAAGGCCAGTACTTGCCTGACTTTCACGTAATCGATCTGCATATGCGCGCCTATCTTTAAAGCCAAGTGGATCTGTTGGGCTTAAATCTTTATCAAAAACTTTAAAGGTATTTTCATCTGCTATAAGAGAAATTCTTTCCTCGCTGTTAATACGGTTGTGATAGCCACAATTACTGCAGACACTAGCGTTTGCAAGTAGGTCTTTTCGGTACACAACTTGTCCACACTCTGGACATTTACACCAAAGACCGTCGCTTTCTTCAGTTTCTTGGTTCACTTTGCCAACAAATTGGCCTTTGCGACGATCAGCAAACCAGTCAAATAGTGACACGGAATTTAAAGTATTTGATTCTATTAAAGACCGTCCAGGTTCTTCTGAACATCATAAAAGCATCAAAGTGAATTTTATTTTGACTATTTTCTGGAAACTTTGAGTTGAATCCCTAGAGGAAGATAGATTCCGTAAAGCAACTTTTAGTTTCTACTCCCTAAGGCTTTTTAGCTTTACTTCTAGAAAGTGTCTTTTGCTTTTGCCTCAATAGGCCTATTTCAATGAATAGTTCTTCCGGTAGCAAGACAGGGGGATGATATACGACACGTCCTTCTCCATTGCCTTCTTTGAGAACTACCCCAAAGGGTTCATTCTCCTGGCAAAAACTGGTTATGTGCTTGAAGTAAATTCGCCTGGCTTGGTTTATAAGAGTCATGCTGTTGTGACAGTCCCACCTTGGATGTGGCTTATGGATACCACCTGAACCTTGTATTAAAAATGATGGTTGAATAGTTGAGATAAGATTGTCTTTTTAGGATATATATATATTAATAGTATTAATCCAATTTGGTAAGCATACTTTGAAAAAGTTATTTCTCATGAATCATTCTGTGAATGATAGGAGTTAGGATTAGTTCCATTGCAAAGCCCATCTTGCCTCCATTAACAACAATACTTGTGGGGCTAGACATGAATGAATCGTGAATCATTGAGAGTAAATAGTTGAAGTCTATTCCCCATTTTTCACGCGAACCCTTTCGAAAATGAATGATTACAAAGCTTTCATCTGGGGTAGGTATGTTCCTGCAAATAAAGGGGTTGGATGTATCTACAGTTGGGATCCTTTGAAAGTTGATATCTGTTCTCCCAAATTGAGGGGTTATATGGTTTATATAATCAGGCATTCTCCTTAGGATAGTGTCTACAATTGCTTCTGCTGAATATCCCCTTTCAGCATTGTCACGGTGGATTTTTTGTATCCACTCAAGATTAGTTATTGGAACCACTCCTACGAGGAGGTCAGCAAAAGAGGCGACATCGTAATTTTCTCCTACAACACCACCGTGAAGCCCTTCGTAGAAGAGAACATCTGTACCTTTAGGGATTTGTTCCCAAGGGGTAAATTGGCCAGGGTCTAGGTTTGTCCCAAGTCTTGCATTGTGTTCTGCTGCTTCTTCGGGACTATGGAGGTAATAACGTTTTTCTCCGGTCCCAGTTTGGCCATATGTTTTGAAAAGTTCTTCTAGTTTTTCAAATAGATTAGCTTCAGGACCAAAGTGTGAAAAATTCTCTCCTTTTGAAAGTGCATCTGCCATTGCTTCTTTCATGGGAGCTCTTTCAAACCGGTGATAGCTATCGCCCTCAACAACTGCAGGTACTATGTTCTCACGGGCGAAAATATGCTCGAAGGCTCTTTTTACAGTACTAGTTCCTGCTCCTGATGAACCTGTAACGGCTACAACGGGGTGGCGCTTCGACATCTTCGCTGAGATTTACTTCTATGCGATTTTGGCAGGTCAACTGCCAAACACAGCGATTTTTTGAAAGATGGGTGACTTGTAACAAGATTTTGAAATCAGAGTGCTTTTAATAATTCATTCCCTATTTCTTCACAACCCAGTTCTGTACAGCTTTCGTTGGCAAGATCTTTAGTTCGAAAGCCTGCACTTAAAACTTTGTCCACAGATGTTTCTAGAGCCTCAGCTGCTTTTGTTTCTTTAAGTCCAATTCTCAGCATCATTGAGGCTGAGAGAACCATTGCTAGGGGGTTGGCAAGGTTTCTTCCTGCGATATCTGGAGCAGAACCATGGACAGGTTCAAATAGGCCAGGTCCCTTGCTGCCTAAAGAAGCTGAAGGAAGCATGCCTATTGAGCCACTAAGCATGGCAGCTTCATCACTAAGAATGTCGCCAAAAAGATTGCTTGTTAGGAGTACATCAAATTGTCTTGGATCTTTCACTAATTGCATTGCTGCATTGTCTACATATAGATGATTAACTTCAATGTCGGGGTTCTGTTGCTTCAAGATTTCTACCCTTTCTCTCCAAAGTTGGCTGACATCTAGAACATTTGCCTTGTCAACAGAACAAAGCTTTCCTTTGCGTTGTTTTGCTAATTCGAAGCCCACTTTAGCTATTCGATCAATTTCACTAGTGCAATAAGACATTGTATTAAATGCTCTTTCTTCAGTATTAGTTTTTATTCGTCCTTTTGGTTTAGCAAAATAAATACCGCCTGTTAATTCACGAACTACTAGTAGATCGACTCCTTCTATTACTTCTTTTTTTAGGGTGCTAGCGCTAGTTAGAGCAGGGCGAATCTTTACGGGCCTTAAGTTGGCAAATAATTCGAGGCCTGCTCTTAGTTCTAACAGACCAGTTTCAGGTCTTTTTTCTCTTGGGAGTGTGTCATATTTTGGGTCACCTATTGCGGCTAGCAAAACTGAATCACTTTTTTTGCATGCAGATAGGGTTGCCTCTGGTAAGGGCGTCCCATTTGTTTCAATTGCTGATCCACCGATTTGGTGCTGCTCAAAAATGAGCTGAAAACCATGTTTTTTGCTTACAGCCTCTAATAAGAGTCTTGTTACAGAGGTGATTTCTGGACCAATACCATCACCTGGCAATAGAACGACTTGGTGTTGGCGCATATTGATGTTGGGACTATGGAAATATCAATAGAGATTACTGATTGGCTTTGTTTTTGAGCTCGCGAAGAGTTTTGGTTATTTCGGGTAGTTTGCTGAATGCAGCTGAGCAACGAAGCCAAAGACGATTTGGAATAGCTGGAAATCCGCTCACGACTTCGTTAGCAGAAACGACACCATGAATACCACTTTTCGAACTGGCTATCACGTGATCACCAATGATTGCTCGGTTGGCGACACCAACTTGTCCTGCAAGGATTACTCCATTCCCAAGTTGTGCTCCACCTGCGATACCAACTTGGGAAGCAATTGCACAACCTTTACCAGTCTTCACACCATGGCCAATTTGTACCAAATTATCTATTTTCGTACCTGCTCCAATGAGAGTTTCACCTACACATGGACGGTCGATTGTTGAATTAGAACCAACCTCTACCTCGTCCTCCAGAATGACTGATCCAGTTTGGGGCATTTTTCTCCATCCTTTTGATGTTGGAACAAAGCCGAACCCCTCAGATCCAATAACTGCATTTGAGTTCACAATACATTTTTGTCCTAATTGACAACCTGAGTGAATAACTACGTTGGCATGTAATTCATTTAATTCGCCAATGACAACGTCTTCATAGATAATTGTTCCTGGATGAAGAACACTTCCTGCACCTATCTTTGACCGGTCACCGATAAAAACATTTGCACCAATTGATACATTTTCCCCAATGACTACCTCTTCACCGACGACTGCAGTTGGATGCATACCTGTTGGTGGAGAAGTTTTGATTTGGAGTAAATCAAGTGTTTCGGCGAAGGCTAGGCGGGGATCTTTTACAGTTGCCCAAGCAATTCCTTTTTCTTTAGCTAGTAAGCAAAGATCTTCGTTGTTTGGGAGTAAAATCGCATCAACTTCACTAACATTTAAAGCAGTAGACAATTTGCTATTTTTCTCCAGAAAGCTTATTTGTTGCGATTTCCCCTTATCTATAGAGGCTCCGCTGATAATTTCTGGGTCACCTCCAATTTCGTAAGAAAGAAGGCCTGCTTCACTTTCTTTCAGAATATTGATTATTGAGCTGAAAAACATTTTAAGAAATCTTTAGGGATGGATCTTGAGTCTCTCTATTGGAATTGTCTACTTCTCTTCTCGTAATTACCATGAAGTCCCGATGAATCACAATAGGAGAACGACCGGAAGAAGTGGTTGTAATTTTTTCTTGAAGTATCTTCGCACTACTTAGGGAACAAAGTCCCCGCGCAAGTTCACTACCATCAGGGCTCAATAGTCTTACAGGTTGGTTAGCAGTAAATTCTCCAACAATCTTTTTTACCCCTACCAAAAGGAGGGATGCACCTTTATTTTGTAAAGCCTTACAGGCACCCTCGTCTATATGTAGATCACCTTGTGGCTTTAATGCATGAGCAAGCCAACTTTTTCTACTAGGAAAAGGTTTCGGACTTGGATAGAAAACTGTTCCTCCTCTAGAACCGTTAAGCATTTCGTCTAAGGCTTTTGGATCTCGTCCATCAGTTAGATGAACTGTTATTCCGCTATCAGTAGCAATCCTTGCAGCTGCTAGTTTTGTAGTTATCCCCCCAGTTCCCCAACTACCTCCTTTGGCACCTTTTGTTTGAGCTTCGAGAGTTGTCAATCCATCAGGGTAATGAACTTCAGTAATAGGATATGCGTTTGCATCTTTTCGGGGATCTGATGAGTAAAGACGATCGATATCTGTAAGAAGAATTAACTGGTCGGCATTTATTGCGCTAGCAACAAGAGCCGACAGTGTGTCATTGTCACCAAAACGTAATTCCTCCTGGGAAACAGTGTCATTCTCATTGACTACTGGCATCACTCCCCATTCAAGAAGTTTACGGAGCGTGTTTGATGCATTGCAATAACCCTGTTTAGATTCAAGGTCTGATCTTGTGAGCAAAATTTGTGCAACCATGGCTTTATGGCGTCCCATGGCGGCTTCGTACAGAGACATCAGGTAGCCCTGCCCTATCGCCGCAGTTGCTTGTAGTGAAACCACATCTCCTGGACGTTGTCTTAGACCAAGTTTGTGGGAGCCGAGTCCAACTGCTCCACTTGTGACAAGAACAACTTTTTCACCTTTTTGTATGCTGCTAGCGATGTATTTGCTATAGCTGTTGATCATGTCAATGGTTGACCTTTCTTTTGTCCCTCTGAGCAGACTCGTGCCGATTTTTATCACCCATAAGCTCATTGTTTGATCCTCCCTATTAAATTCGCAATACTTTGTTCGAGAAATTGAATCTTGTTATTTTCGTTAGGATAACCGTTAGTTTGCAGTGGTTTCACTAGAACTGTATATAGTCCAATTCGGTTACCCACTAAAATATCTGTAAAGAGACGATCGCCTACGATCGCTGTATTTGATGGACTTGCTTGCAGTTGGCTCATCACTTTCAATAAAGCTTTTTTACGAGGCTTTGCAGCACCGCAGGTAAATTTAAGCTCTAAGTGACTTGCTACAGAGCCGATTCTTTTTACAGATGGGTTATTGCTTAAAAGGTGTATCTGCAGATATTTCTTTGTCTCAAAGACCCATTTTCTAACAGAATCATGTACCACGATACCCCTACCTGTAATCAGGGTACCGTCTACATCTAAAACCAAAGCCTTTATTCCTTTTTGTAGAAAATGTTCAATAGGCAGACTAGGAACTGTTAGGCCTGGATTCCAATCAGGTTGAAGCCAGTTTTGGCTCATCAGTTGGATGACTCCCTTTCTTCTAACTCTGCCTCAATAAGGGGTTGAATCCTGTCGAACTCTTGATCTTCTACAAGTATGGCTTTCCCGTCTATTAGTTTTGCCACAATGAAAAATGGATCTAAAGGTATATAAAGCCCATATTCTTTGTCATCAACTTTGAAGCTAACTAATAGTTCGTATGTTTCTGATTCGTCATCAATTGAATCATCTTCAAGTTCTTCTGGATCTGGTTCTTCTAGTTCTCCAGTCACTGTTAGCGTTACTGCTGAGCGAACAAGAGTCAAATCATGCTCTTGCAGGACCACATCAGCTACTGCGAGGATAGGTTCGCTACTAGTGATTGTTTCAATCAACTCTGGATCTACTCCTTCTGTTAAACGAAATAGAGATACAGGTGTGTCTACAGGAGTAAGTAATGCATATTCTTTTTCTTCAAGAGGTATTAACTCTTCTAGGAAACATAAAAGATCAGCACCATTGTTATCTTTTACCAGTACTGTTGGCACCTCTCCGTTGGTATCAGGTGTTTGAACTGACATGAGTTTTCGGACTTTTAATTCATAATCCACTATTACCTACCACTTTGCTATCAACAGTTACTGTC includes:
- the purS gene encoding phosphoribosylformylglycinamidine synthase subunit PurS, with protein sequence MANFQARVFVNLRPSVLDPAGEAARSAAKRLGVDGIQKLRIGKLVDLSIDATNEKEARQRVEMLAERLLSNPVIEDWSLEINASESSLLD
- the purQ gene encoding phosphoribosylformylglycinamidine synthase subunit PurQ, encoding MSIGVVIFPGSNCDRDVRWAAEGILGIPTKFLWHETTDLSGLEAVVLPGGFSYGDYLRCGAIARFAPVLNSLLEFVDRGGRVLGICNGFQILTELGLLPGALTRNRGLNFICRSVELNVVSNRSCWLKAKDQGDLLTLPIAHGEGRYHCTEETLFRLQDDNLIALKYKDNPNGSIDDIAGITNSSGNVFGLMPHPERACDSVLGGIDGQVIMEALLG
- the fba gene encoding class II fructose-bisphosphate aldolase (catalyzes the reversible aldol condensation of dihydroxyacetonephosphate and glyceraldehyde 3-phosphate in the Calvin cycle, glycolysis, and/or gluconeogenesis), which produces MALVPLRLLLDHAAENGYGIPAFNVNNLEQVQAIMEAAQETDSPVILQASRGARSYAGEIFLRHLIIAATETYPNIPVVMHQDHGNDPSTCYSAAINGFTSVMMDGSLEADAKTPASYEYNVKVTKTVVDFAHSVGVSVEGELGCLGSLETGKGEAEDGHGFEGELSKDMLLTDPNEAADFVAKTKVDALAIAIGTSHGAYKFTRKPTGEVLAISRIAEIHKALPNTHLVMHGSSSVPQEWLDMINKFGGSIPETYGVPVEEIQEGIRNGVRKVNIDTDNRLAFTAAVREAAAADPTNFDPRHFNKPARKYMKQVCLDRYQQFWCAGQASKIKQESINYYAGLYSKGQLDPKTAVAA
- a CDS encoding Gfo/Idh/MocA family oxidoreductase, which codes for MTNIFNRQEKISVAIAGLGFGESVHLPALQANEDLFAPISLWHPRSDRLEQACKKNELEGYQNWDEVLKNPSIKAVIIATPPAPRFQMAKEALQANKHLLLEKPVALFANEIADLQRLALEKNLSVAVDFEYRAVPLFMQAKRLLENGAIGTPLLVKFDWLMGSRANPARPWNWYSSSTEGGGVIGALGTHAFDILHWLFGPTTQIHGLTSTSIKERLNPKTGKIMEVDSEDVCLAQLKLKTPFISTEIPAQVSISSIAQQGRGCWIEVYGTEGTLLIGSDNQKDYVHGFSLRVSRAGEPYKDIQPDSDLAFKTTWSDGRIAPVKRIQRWWANSIQNGLPMIPGLSEGLLSQLVCDALKESTKSGLQLAIDTFT
- the accD gene encoding acetyl-CoA carboxylase, carboxyltransferase subunit beta, whose protein sequence is MSLFDWFADRRKGQFVGKVNQETEESDGLWCKCPECGQVVYRKDLLANASVCSNCGYHNRINSEERISLIADENTFKVFDKDLSPTDPLGFKDRRAYADRLRESQASTGLKDGVVTGICLVEEMPLALGVMDFRFMGGSMGSVVGEKITRLVEMATKEKVPLLIVCASGGARMQEGMLSLMQMAKISGALERHKEAQLLYMPLLTHPTTGGVTASFAMLGDLILAEPKALIGFAGRRVIEQTLREKLPDNFQTAEYLQEHGFVDTIVPRTKLKTTLSNLMKLHGSLPLKISRR
- a CDS encoding phosphoribulokinase, which encodes MSKRHPVVAVTGSSGAGTSTVKRAFEHIFARENIVPAVVEGDSYHRFERAPMKEAMADALSKGENFSHFGPEANLFEKLEELFKTYGQTGTGEKRYYLHSPEEAAEHNARLGTNLDPGQFTPWEQIPKGTDVLFYEGLHGGVVGENYDVASFADLLVGVVPITNLEWIQKIHRDNAERGYSAEAIVDTILRRMPDYINHITPQFGRTDINFQRIPTVDTSNPFICRNIPTPDESFVIIHFRKGSREKWGIDFNYLLSMIHDSFMSSPTSIVVNGGKMGFAMELILTPIIHRMIHEK
- the leuB gene encoding 3-isopropylmalate dehydrogenase — encoded protein: MRQHQVVLLPGDGIGPEITSVTRLLLEAVSKKHGFQLIFEQHQIGGSAIETNGTPLPEATLSACKKSDSVLLAAIGDPKYDTLPREKRPETGLLELRAGLELFANLRPVKIRPALTSASTLKKEVIEGVDLLVVRELTGGIYFAKPKGRIKTNTEERAFNTMSYCTSEIDRIAKVGFELAKQRKGKLCSVDKANVLDVSQLWRERVEILKQQNPDIEVNHLYVDNAAMQLVKDPRQFDVLLTSNLFGDILSDEAAMLSGSIGMLPSASLGSKGPGLFEPVHGSAPDIAGRNLANPLAMVLSASMMLRIGLKETKAAEALETSVDKVLSAGFRTKDLANESCTELGCEEIGNELLKAL
- the lpxD gene encoding UDP-3-O-(3-hydroxymyristoyl)glucosamine N-acyltransferase, producing the protein MFFSSIINILKESEAGLLSYEIGGDPEIISGASIDKGKSQQISFLEKNSKLSTALNVSEVDAILLPNNEDLCLLAKEKGIAWATVKDPRLAFAETLDLLQIKTSPPTGMHPTAVVGEEVVIGENVSIGANVFIGDRSKIGAGSVLHPGTIIYEDVVIGELNELHANVVIHSGCQLGQKCIVNSNAVIGSEGFGFVPTSKGWRKMPQTGSVILEDEVEVGSNSTIDRPCVGETLIGAGTKIDNLVQIGHGVKTGKGCAIASQVGIAGGAQLGNGVILAGQVGVANRAIIGDHVIASSKSGIHGVVSANEVVSGFPAIPNRLWLRCSAAFSKLPEITKTLRELKNKANQ
- the proB gene encoding glutamate 5-kinase, which encodes MSLWVIKIGTSLLRGTKERSTIDMINSYSKYIASSIQKGEKVVLVTSGAVGLGSHKLGLRQRPGDVVSLQATAAIGQGYLMSLYEAAMGRHKAMVAQILLTRSDLESKQGYCNASNTLRKLLEWGVMPVVNENDTVSQEELRFGDNDTLSALVASAINADQLILLTDIDRLYSSDPRKDANAYPITEVHYPDGLTTLEAQTKGAKGGSWGTGGITTKLAAARIATDSGITVHLTDGRDPKALDEMLNGSRGGTVFYPSPKPFPSRKSWLAHALKPQGDLHIDEGACKALQNKGASLLLVGVKKIVGEFTANQPVRLLSPDGSELARGLCSLSSAKILQEKITTTSSGRSPIVIHRDFMVITRREVDNSNRETQDPSLKIS
- a CDS encoding YqeG family HAD IIIA-type phosphatase, whose translation is MSQNWLQPDWNPGLTVPSLPIEHFLQKGIKALVLDVDGTLITGRGIVVHDSVRKWVFETKKYLQIHLLSNNPSVKRIGSVASHLELKFTCGAAKPRKKALLKVMSQLQASPSNTAIVGDRLFTDILVGNRIGLYTVLVKPLQTNGYPNENNKIQFLEQSIANLIGRIKQ
- a CDS encoding DUF3727 domain-containing protein: MSVQTPDTNGEVPTVLVKDNNGADLLCFLEELIPLEEKEYALLTPVDTPVSLFRLTEGVDPELIETITSSEPILAVADVVLQEHDLTLVRSAVTLTVTGELEEPDPEELEDDSIDDESETYELLVSFKVDDKEYGLYIPLDPFFIVAKLIDGKAILVEDQEFDRIQPLIEAELEERESSN